A DNA window from Mya arenaria isolate MELC-2E11 chromosome 17, ASM2691426v1 contains the following coding sequences:
- the LOC128224083 gene encoding uncharacterized protein LOC128224083 isoform X1, which translates to MHIQVLIQYSIHLLFNHCMSNAINNGFEYTFVKASMTLVIVWGLSIATSVVFAQEGICKLQEYPRPADYTGDKYETEVFQTNNNITFCDQQACRGISNEELNACNDGSFPSFDEYLRLLKYTLKSKSDCKLTGDPDACQAVDANGNPAHDGDKCCRTYFGVVPPGSTNRFRRNALGNWCFITQTFSIGECRDSSQGRCRVCQNQTSLQYLDAYCGNVTSSFFFFEINTYCSCQKTDKELLNGENYFGPQ; encoded by the exons ATGCATATTCAAGTGTTAATACAGTATTCAATACATCTTCTTTTTAACCATTGCATGAGTAATGCAATCAATAATGGATTTGAATATACTTTTGTGAAG GCCTCAATGACACTGGTGATTGTATGGGGTTTGTCGATCGCTACTTCGGTTGTCTTCGCACAAGAGGGAATCTGCAAATTACAAGAATATCCGCGCCCCGCAGACTACACAGGAGACAAATATGAAACTGAAGTTTtccaaacaaacaacaacatcactTTTTGCGACCAACAAGCCTGTCGTGGTATAAG CAATGAAGAGCTAAACGCATGCAATGACGGTTCCTTCCCGAGTTTTGACGAGTACCTTCGCCTTCTAAAGTATACATTAAAGTCAAAGTCGGACTGTAAACTTACCGGTGATCCGGATGCCTGCCAGGCTGTTGACGCAAACGGAAATCCAGCTCATGATGGGGACAAATGCTGCAGAAC GTACTTTGGCGTCGTTCCTCCCGGTTCTACAAACCGTTTTCGTCGAAATGCGCTTGGAAACTGGTGTTTTATCACACAGACGTTTTCTATTGGAGAATGTAG agATTCATCTCAAGGACGATGCAGAGTTTGCCAAAACCAGACATCACTACAATACTTGGACGCTTATTGTGGAAATGTAACCTCATCAttcttcttttttgaaattaatacatACTGCTCTTGTCAAAAAACGGATAAAGAATTATTGAACGGCGAAAATTATTTTGGACCCCAATAA
- the LOC128224083 gene encoding uncharacterized protein LOC128224083 isoform X2, whose product MHIQVLIQYSIHLLFNHCMSNAINNGFEYTFVKASMTLVIVWGLSIATSVVFAQEGICKLQEYPRPADYTGDKYETEVFQTNNNITFCDQQACRGISNEELNACNDGSFPSFDEYLRLLKYTLKSKSDCKLTGDPDACQAVDANGNPAHDGDKCCRTYFGVVPPGSTNRFRRNALGNWCFITQTFSIGECRDSSQGRCRVCQNQTSLQYLDAYCGNGLNLLNKVYFRGR is encoded by the exons ATGCATATTCAAGTGTTAATACAGTATTCAATACATCTTCTTTTTAACCATTGCATGAGTAATGCAATCAATAATGGATTTGAATATACTTTTGTGAAG GCCTCAATGACACTGGTGATTGTATGGGGTTTGTCGATCGCTACTTCGGTTGTCTTCGCACAAGAGGGAATCTGCAAATTACAAGAATATCCGCGCCCCGCAGACTACACAGGAGACAAATATGAAACTGAAGTTTtccaaacaaacaacaacatcactTTTTGCGACCAACAAGCCTGTCGTGGTATAAG CAATGAAGAGCTAAACGCATGCAATGACGGTTCCTTCCCGAGTTTTGACGAGTACCTTCGCCTTCTAAAGTATACATTAAAGTCAAAGTCGGACTGTAAACTTACCGGTGATCCGGATGCCTGCCAGGCTGTTGACGCAAACGGAAATCCAGCTCATGATGGGGACAAATGCTGCAGAAC GTACTTTGGCGTCGTTCCTCCCGGTTCTACAAACCGTTTTCGTCGAAATGCGCTTGGAAACTGGTGTTTTATCACACAGACGTTTTCTATTGGAGAATGTAG agATTCATCTCAAGGACGATGCAGAGTTTGCCAAAACCAGACATCACTACAATACTTGGACGCTTATTGTGGAAAT GGACTGAATCTCCTAAATAAAGTGTATTTCAGGGGTAGATGA
- the LOC128224083 gene encoding uncharacterized protein LOC128224083 isoform X3, translating into MASMTLVIVWGLSIATSVVFAQEGICKLQEYPRPADYTGDKYETEVFQTNNNITFCDQQACRGISNEELNACNDGSFPSFDEYLRLLKYTLKSKSDCKLTGDPDACQAVDANGNPAHDGDKCCRTYFGVVPPGSTNRFRRNALGNWCFITQTFSIGECRDSSQGRCRVCQNQTSLQYLDAYCGNVTSSFFFFEINTYCSCQKTDKELLNGENYFGPQ; encoded by the exons ATG GCCTCAATGACACTGGTGATTGTATGGGGTTTGTCGATCGCTACTTCGGTTGTCTTCGCACAAGAGGGAATCTGCAAATTACAAGAATATCCGCGCCCCGCAGACTACACAGGAGACAAATATGAAACTGAAGTTTtccaaacaaacaacaacatcactTTTTGCGACCAACAAGCCTGTCGTGGTATAAG CAATGAAGAGCTAAACGCATGCAATGACGGTTCCTTCCCGAGTTTTGACGAGTACCTTCGCCTTCTAAAGTATACATTAAAGTCAAAGTCGGACTGTAAACTTACCGGTGATCCGGATGCCTGCCAGGCTGTTGACGCAAACGGAAATCCAGCTCATGATGGGGACAAATGCTGCAGAAC GTACTTTGGCGTCGTTCCTCCCGGTTCTACAAACCGTTTTCGTCGAAATGCGCTTGGAAACTGGTGTTTTATCACACAGACGTTTTCTATTGGAGAATGTAG agATTCATCTCAAGGACGATGCAGAGTTTGCCAAAACCAGACATCACTACAATACTTGGACGCTTATTGTGGAAATGTAACCTCATCAttcttcttttttgaaattaatacatACTGCTCTTGTCAAAAAACGGATAAAGAATTATTGAACGGCGAAAATTATTTTGGACCCCAATAA
- the LOC128224083 gene encoding uncharacterized protein LOC128224083 isoform X4 — protein sequence MTLVIVWGLSIATSVVFAQEGICKLQEYPRPADYTGDKYETEVFQTNNNITFCDQQACRGISNEELNACNDGSFPSFDEYLRLLKYTLKSKSDCKLTGDPDACQAVDANGNPAHDGDKCCRTYFGVVPPGSTNRFRRNALGNWCFITQTFSIGECRDSSQGRCRVCQNQTSLQYLDAYCGNVTSSFFFFEINTYCSCQKTDKELLNGENYFGPQ from the exons ATGACACTGGTGATTGTATGGGGTTTGTCGATCGCTACTTCGGTTGTCTTCGCACAAGAGGGAATCTGCAAATTACAAGAATATCCGCGCCCCGCAGACTACACAGGAGACAAATATGAAACTGAAGTTTtccaaacaaacaacaacatcactTTTTGCGACCAACAAGCCTGTCGTGGTATAAG CAATGAAGAGCTAAACGCATGCAATGACGGTTCCTTCCCGAGTTTTGACGAGTACCTTCGCCTTCTAAAGTATACATTAAAGTCAAAGTCGGACTGTAAACTTACCGGTGATCCGGATGCCTGCCAGGCTGTTGACGCAAACGGAAATCCAGCTCATGATGGGGACAAATGCTGCAGAAC GTACTTTGGCGTCGTTCCTCCCGGTTCTACAAACCGTTTTCGTCGAAATGCGCTTGGAAACTGGTGTTTTATCACACAGACGTTTTCTATTGGAGAATGTAG agATTCATCTCAAGGACGATGCAGAGTTTGCCAAAACCAGACATCACTACAATACTTGGACGCTTATTGTGGAAATGTAACCTCATCAttcttcttttttgaaattaatacatACTGCTCTTGTCAAAAAACGGATAAAGAATTATTGAACGGCGAAAATTATTTTGGACCCCAATAA
- the LOC128224083 gene encoding uncharacterized protein LOC128224083 isoform X5: protein MPARLLTQTEIQLMMGTNAAERTLASFLPVLQTVFVEMRLETGVLSHRRFLLENVEIHLKDDAEFAKTRHHYNTWTLIVEMD, encoded by the exons ATGCCTGCCAGGCTGTTGACGCAAACGGAAATCCAGCTCATGATGGGGACAAATGCTGCAGAAC GTACTTTGGCGTCGTTCCTCCCGGTTCTACAAACCGTTTTCGTCGAAATGCGCTTGGAAACTGGTGTTTTATCACACAGACGTTTTCTATTGGAGAATGTAG agATTCATCTCAAGGACGATGCAGAGTTTGCCAAAACCAGACATCACTACAATACTTGGACGCTTATTGTGGAAAT GGACTGA